The Thermococcus sp. 4557 genomic sequence CCCAAGACCTTCGACGAGATGAAGGCGATAATGGAGCAGTACTATGACCCCGACAACGAGAAGTACGGAATAGCGTATCCGCTCAACGCCTACTTCCTCTCGGCCTGGGCCCAGGCCTTCGGTGGCTACTACTTCGACGACCAGAGCGAGATGCCCGGCCTCGACCAGCCCGAGACGATAGAGGGCTTCGAGTTCTTCTTCCAGAACATCTGGCCGTACATGGCTCCGACCGCGGACTACGGAACCCAGCAGAGCATATTCCTTGAGGGCCGTGCCCCGATGATGATAAACGGCCCGTGGAGCATAAGCGACGTCAAGAAGGCGGGCATAGACTTCGGCGTCGTCCCGCTCCCACCGATAACCAAGGACGGCAAGGAGTACTGGCCGAGGCCCTACGGTGGAGTTAAGGACATCTACTTCGCGGCGGGCATAAAGAACAAGGAGGCCGCCTGGAAGTTCGTCAAGTGGTTCACCACCAGTCCGGACGTCATCAAGGAGCTCTCACTCCAGCTCGGCTACATCCCGGTTCTCACACCGGTGCTCAACGACCCGGACATCAAGAACGACCCGGTCATCTACGGCTTTGGCCAGGCCGTTCAGCACGCGTACCTGATGCCCAAGAGCCCGAAGATGGGCGCCGTCTGGGGTGGCGCTGACGGAGCCATCAACGAGATACTCCAGGACCCGGAGAACGCCGACATAAAGGCCATACTCGAGAAGTACCAGCAGCAGATACTCGACAACATGAACGGCTGAAGCCTTTCTCCTTTTTCATACCTTTTTGGAGGGATTGGAATGAAAAAGACCACGACCATTGCTCTGTTCCTAATCCTGCCTGGGATGGCAGCGTTCCTGTTTTTCAACCTGTGGCCAATAATTTACTCGATATACCTGGCCTTCACCAACGCCCAGCTAGGCAACTTCCCGGTTCAGGCCCCTGATGCCCCGCAGCTTCAGTTCGTTGGTCTGGAGAACTTCCGCTGGATACTTGGCGACGAAACATTCAGGAGCGCCTTCCTGTGGACGTGGATATTCGTGGTGACCAGCGTCACCCTGAAGGTTCTCGCGGGAATCGTCCTCAGCCTGCTCTACAACAGCAGGTACGTCAAGGGAAAAATGATCTACCGCTCCCTTCTCATAATTCCCTGGGCGCTGCCGCTGCTCTTCTCCGTTACCGTCTGGAAGTTCATGTTCGACCCGATATTCGGGCCGATAAACCAGATGCTCAAATCCCTGGGGGTTCAAAACCTTCCCAACTGGATTAACGACCCGATGTGGGCCTTTCTCGCACTCAACGTAATCGAGGCCTGGCTCGCGTACCCGTTCATGATAACCGTCATCACGGCGGCGCTCCAGTCCGTGCCTGACACGCTCGTTGAGGCGGCGATAATAGACGGGGCCAACTACTGGCAGAGGATAAGGCACGTTGTCCTCCCGATAGTCGGCAAACCGATAGCATTCGCCACCATACTCACCAGCGCGGCGAGCTTCCAGTACTTCATGGTGCCCTACATCTACAATGCGGGCCTGTTCGAGGACAAGTTCATACTGCTCTACGGTTTCAGAAAGGCCTTCGGAGCCAGCCCCCACTACGGAAGGGCCGCGGCGATAATGATAATCGCCACGCTCGTGCTTGCCGTGTACATGTACGTTAACGTCAGGATAACCAAACTCCAGGAGGGTGCCAAGGGATGATGGGAAGGCGCAAAGGGGAGGTCGTCAGGAGCTTTGTCCTGACCCTGCTGGCCATCTTCGTCATGTTCATCATACTCTTCCCGGTCTACTACATCTTCGTCGTCTCAATAAGCCCGGGCTCAACGCTCGCAACCACGGAGTTCCACATCATCCCCAGAAACGTCAGCCTCGACTCGTACAGGGAGGTGCTCTTTGGATTCTCTGGAAGCAAACTCTCGGAGAACTTCACGGGAACCATCGAGGGAAGCGCCCACGTCCAGGACGGCAGGCTGTACCTGCTGGAAGGGACGATAAAGGGTGAGGTCAAATACGGGCCATTCACGGGACTGGTGTTTGAGATTCCAGTGAAAAACCTGGTTTTCGATATTTCAACGGACGTCAACGCCCAGGGACAGCTGAAGGGAGATGTCAAGGGACTCTTCATCCTCACGAGGATGAACGACGACGGCACTGTGGGCTTCGCGATAATAAGGAACATCGAGCTGAAGGACGGAACCATCGAGGGCACCCACGTCTCGGGCCCGATGGAGAAGTACGTCGTTGCCAGGAACAGCGGAACCGTCAGGTTCACGAGAATCGGGAAGTTCGTCAACTCGAAGTTCTTCGGCTACCTCAAGAACAGCCTCATCATAGCCACAATAACGGTGCTGCTGACGCTTGTGTTCGTCGTCCCGGCCGCCTACGCATTCTCGCGCATGAAGTTCTTCGGCAGGGAGCACGTGCTCTACTTCTACCTGATGTTCACGCAGGTGGCGGGCGGTCTCGGAATAGCGGGCCTTATAGCCCTCTACGGTATGATAGTCAAGCTGGGCCTCTACGACAAGCTGCCGGTGCTGTCCTTCATCTACGCCGCGGGAAGCGTTCCCTTCAACACCTGGCTGCTCAAGGGATACATAGACTCCATAAGCCCCGACTTCGACGAGGCCGCCCTGGTGGACGGCGCGAGCTACCTCCAGATAATCAGGCACGTGCTCCTCCCGATGGCGCTGCCGGGAATAGCGACCGTGTCGATATTCGCCTTCATAGGCGGCTGGACGGAGTTCATCCTAGCAAGCCTGCTGCTGACCGAGTCGCACCAGCCACTGTCGGTGTGGATATACCTTCTCCTGGGCGGCATAGGCAGGGGAATAGACTGGAGCTACTTCGCGGCTGCCGCGCTGCTGTTCGCCCTGCCGGTGTTCGTGATGTTCATGCTCGCCCAGAACTACATAAGGAGCGGTCTTACAGTTGGAGGTCTCAAGGAATGAGGTGATAACATGAAGCGGGTGGTTGCCCTACTCCTTGCCTTTTTGATGGTTGGGAGTCTGATTGGAGCAAACGTGAAAACGGTCGGAGCGGCCGAGCCGAAGCCGCTCAACGTCATAATAGTCTGGCACCAGCACCAGCCCTACTACTACGACCCGGTCCAGGACGTCTATACCAGGCCCTGGGTCAGGCTCCACGCGGCGAACAACTACTGGAAGATGGCCTATTACCTGAGCCAGTATCCGGACGTTCACGTCACGATTGACCTGTCGGGCTCGCTCATAGCCCAGCTCGCCGACTACATGAACGGGAAGAAGGACACCTACCAGATAATTACTGAGAAGATAGCCAGCGGCGAACCCCTCACCGTCGATGAGAAGTGGTTCATGCTCCAGGCGCCGGGAGGGTTCTTCGACCACACCATCCCCTGGAACGGTGAGCCGATAACCGACCCCAACGGCAACCCGATAAGGGACTTCTGGGACCGCTACACCGAGCTGAAGGACAAGATGATGGCCGCAAAGGCCAAGTACGCCAACCTGCCGCTCGAGGAGCAGAAGGCCGCTGTGACGAACGAGTTCACCGAGCAGGACTACATCGACCTCGCGGTTCTCTTCAACCTCGCCTGGACCGACTACAAGTACATAATGGACACGCCTGAACTCAAGGCTCTCTACGACAAGGTCGACGAGGGCGGCTACACCAGGGAGGACGTTAAAACCGTTCTCGACGCCCAGCTCTGGCTCCTCAACCACACCTTCGAGGAGCACGAGAAGATAAACCTCCTCCTCGGCAACGGCAACGTCGAGGTCACGGTCGTTCCCTACGCCCACCCGATAGGCCCGATACTCAACGACTTCGGCTGGGAGGGTGACTTCGACGACCAGGTGAAGAGGGCGGACGAGCTGTACAAGCAGTACCTTGGAAACGGAACCGCCGTCCCGGTTGGAGGCTGGGCCGCCGAGAGTGCCCTCAACGACAAAACTCTGGAAACCCTCGCCGAGAACGGCTGGACCTGGGTCATGACTGACCAGCTCGTCCTCGACAGGCTCGGCGTCGAGAAGACGGTCGAGAACTACCACAAGCCCTGGGTGGCCGAGTTCAACGGAAAGAAGATATACCTCTTCCCGCGCGACCACGCCCTCAGCGACCGTGTTGGTTTCACCTACGGTGGAATGAACCAGTACCAGGCCGTTGATGACTTCGTGAACGAGCTCCTCAAGCTCCAGAAGGAGAACTACGATGGCAGCCTCGTTTACGTGGTCACGCTCGACGGCGAGAACCCGTGGGAGAACTACCCCTACGACGGCAAGCTCTTCCTCACCGAGCTGTACAGGAAACTCACCGAGCTCCAGGAGCAGGGGCTCATAAGAACCCTCACACCGAGCGAGTACATCCAGCTCTACGGCGACCAGGCCAACAGGCTCACCCCCAGGATGATGGAGCGCCTCGACCTCACCGGGAACAACGTTAACGCCCTCCTCAAGGCCCAGAGCCTCGGCGACCTCTACGACACCGTGGGCGTTAAGGAGGAGATGCAGTGGCCGGAGAGCAGCTGGATAGACGGAACAATCTCCACGTGGATAGGCGAGCCCCAGGAGAACTACGGCTGGTACTGGCTCTACATGGCCAGGAAGGCCCTTATGGAGAACAAGGATAAAATGAGCCAGGCGAACTGGGAGAAGGCCCACGAGTACCTGCTCCGCGCCGAGGCGAGCGACTGGTTTTGGTGGTACGGAAGCGACCAGAACAGCGGTCAGGACTACACCTTTGACCGCTACCTGAAGACGTACCTCTACGAGATGTACAGGCTGGCCGGAGTCGAGCCGCCGAGCTACCTCTTCGGAAACTACTTCCCGGACGGCGAGCCCTACGTCACCAGGGCCCTCGACGGCCTCAAGGAGGGCGAGATGAAGAACTATTCGAGCATGTCCCCGCTGGCAAACGGCGTCAGCGTCTATTTCGACGGCGATGGGCTCCACTTCGTAGTGAGGGGGAACCTGGACAGGTTCGAGGTGAGCATCTGGGAGAAGGATGAGCGCGTCGGCAACACGTTCACACTCCTCCAGGAGAGGCCGACCGAGCTCAGGTACTCGATGTTCCCGTTCTCAGCGGACAGCGTTGGTCTCCTCATAACCAAGCACGTCGTGTACGAGAACGGAAAGGCCGAGATATACGGCACCACCGACTACGAGAAGAGCGAGAAGCTTGGAGACGCGACCGTTGAGCAGACGAGCGACGGAGTGGAAGTCATCGTGCCCTTCGATTACCTCAAGAACCCGAGCGATTTCTACTTCGCGGTCTCGACCGCCAAAGACGGAAACCTTGAGATAATAACCACCCCCATCGAGCTCAAGCTCCCCACCGAGGTTAAGGGAGTCACGATAGCGGACATCGCCGACCCGGAGGGAGACGACCACGGGCCGGGAAGCTACGTCTACCCAACGGACGGGGTCTTCGCCGAGGGAGCCTTTGACCTCCTCCGCTTCAGGATGCTCGAGCAGACGGAGAGCTACGTGATGGAGTTCTACTTCAGGGACCTCGGGGGCAACCCATGGAACGGACCGAACGGCTTCAGCCTCCAGATAATCGAGGTCTATCTGGACTTCAAGGACGGCGGCAACAGCAGCGCCATAAAGATGTTCCCAGATGGGCCGGGAACCAACGTCCAGCTCGACCCGAACCATCCCTGGGACGTCGCCTTCAGGATTGCCGGATGGGACTACGGTAATCTCATCATCCTTCCGAACGGAACCGCAATTCAGGGTGAGATGCAGATATCAGCCGACCCGGTCAAGAACGCGGTGATAGTGAAAGTCCCGAAGAAGTACATCGCCATAAACGAGGACTACGGCCTCTGGGGAGACGTCCTCGTCGGTTCGCAGGACGGCTACGGGCCGGACAAGTGGAGACCGGTGGCAGTGGATGCGGAGCAGTGGAAGCTCGGCGGCGCAGACCCGCAGGCAGTCATAAACGGCGTAGCTCCACGCGTCCTTGATGAGCTGGTTCCGCAGGGCTTTGAACCGACCCAGGAAGAGCAGCTGAGCAGCTACGACGCAAACGACATGAAGCTCGCCACCGTCAGGGCCATTCCGCTCCTCAAGCAGGGCATCGTTGTGACCGACCCCGAGGGTGACGACCACGGCCCAGGAAGCTACGTCTACCCAACGGACGCGGTCTTCAAGCCGGGAGTCTTCGATCTCCTCAAGTTCAAGATGACGGAGGGCAGCGATGACTGGACCCTCGAATTCTACTTCAGGGACCTCGGGGGCAACCCGTGGAACGGTCCAAACGGCTTCAGCCTCCAGATAATCGAAGCGTACTTCGACTTCAAGGACGGCGGAAACGTCTCGGCGATAAAGATGTTCCCGGACGGACCCGGAAGCAACGTCCAGCTCGACCCGCGCCACCCGTGGGACGTGGCCCTCAGAATCGCGGGATGGGACTACGGAAACCTCATCATCCTCCCGAACGGAACCGTTTACCAGGGCGAGATGCAGATTTCAGCCGACCCCGTCAAGAACGCCATAACAGTCAAGGTTCCGAAGAAGTACCTGCCGAACGTTGGAGATTACGGGCTCTATGCGGCAGTCATCACCGGCTCCCAAGACGGCTACGGCCCTGACAAGTGGAGGCCAGTGGCCGTTGAGGCGGAGCAGTGGAAGCTCGGAGGGGCGGAGGCAGACGCGGTTATCAACGGTGTAGCCCCGCGCGTCATGGACGAACTCGTCCCGGCGGACTTCAGTCCGACCCAGGAAGAGCAGCTGAGCAGCTACGACGCAAACGACATGAAGCTCGCCACCATCCTCATGATACCCCTCGTGGAGGGCAGCGGCGGGGAGGAGCCGACCCCGACCGAGACCACCACTACCAGCGAGACGAGCAGTTCAAGCACCTCCTCCACGACGAGCTCCCCAAGCCAGACCACAACGACCCCAACAACTACCACCGGCCCGAGCACGAGCCCCACTACCACATCAAGCCCCACCACAACCACCACCGGCGGTGGAGGCGGAATCTGCGGCCCCGCCGTCCTTGTGGGACTCGCCCTGCTGCCGCTCCTCATCAGGAGGCGGCGCTGACCTTTAATTTCAAATTTTTGAGGTGATAGCATGGCTGAAGTCAAGCTCATCAACGTCTGGAAGCAGTTTGGAGAGTTCACCGCCGTCAAAGACATGAACCTCGAGGTCAAGGATGGAGAGTTCATGATACTCCTCGGCCCGAGCGGCTGCGGAAAGACGACGACGCTGAGGATGATAGCGGGACTGGAGGAGCCAAGCAGGGGACAGGTGTACATAGGGGACACGCTCGTAGCGGACCCAGAGAAGGGTGTCTTCGTCCCGCCCAAGGATAGAGACATAGCCATGGTCTTCCAGAGCTACGCCCTCTATCCACACATGACGGTCTACGACAACATAGCGTTTCCCCTCAAGCTCAGGAAGGTGCCGAAGCAGGAGATTGACCAGCGCGTTAGAGAAGTCGCCGAGATGCTGGGCCTCACCGAATTCCTGAAGAGGAAGCCGAGAGAGCTCTCTGGAGGCCAGAGACAGCGTGTTGCTCTCGGAAGGGCCATAGTGAGAAAGCCGCACGTCTTCCTGATGGACGAGCCGCTGAGCAACCTCGACGCCAAGCTCCGTGTCAAGATGCGCGCCGAACTGAAGAGGCTCCAGAAGCAGCTCGGGGTCACCACCATCTACGTCACCCACGACCAGGTGGAGGCAATGACGATGGGCGACAGGATAGCGGTCATCAACCAGGGCGTGCTCCAACAGGTCGGAACCCCAGACGAGGTCTACAACAGGCCCGCCAACACCTTCGTCGCGGGCTTCATCGGGGCCCCTCCGATGAACTTCATCGATGCCACCGTAACCGAGGACGGTTTCGCTGACTTCGGCGAGTTCAGACTGAAGCTCCTCCCCGACCAGGTGGAGGTTCTGAGGGACAGGGGGCTCCTCGGAAAGGAGGTTATCTTTGGAATCCGCCCGGAGGACCTCTATGACGCCATGTTCGCCCAGGTGAAGATACCGGGCGAGAACATGGCGCGGGCAATGGTGGATATCATAGAGAACCTAGGAAACGAGAAGATAGTCCACCTGAGGATCGGCGACATAAACTTCCTCGGCGCCTTCCGCTCGGAGTCCAGGGTCGTGGAGGGCCAGGAGGTCGACGTGGTCTTCGACATGCGCAAGGTCCACGTCTTCGAGAAGGGAAGCGGAAAGGCCGTATTCTGAAGCTTTTTAAATCCCCCTTCCCATTTTCTTCCATGAGCATAGAGGACTTCGCCGATTTTCTGGCCAGGGAGGTGCCGAAGGGCAGGATAGCCGAGCTTGGGATAGGCTTCCAGTTCAAAGTGGCGCTCAGACTCAAGGAGCTGGGCTACGACGTTCTGGCCGTTGACTGGAATCCGGCGTCCGTCGAGAGGGCGGCGGAGCTCGGCCTGAACGCCGTCAGGGACGACCTCTTCAGCCCAAAGGTGGAGCTCTACGAGGGGGTCGCGGCGCTTTACTCCGTGAGGCCAACTCCGGAGATAGTGCGGCCGATCCTGAGGCTCGGGCGGAAACTCCACGTCTCCGTTTACATCCTCCCGCTCACGGGGGACACCATGCCGAGGACGATGAGGCTCACCAACTTCAGGGGACTGGCGATATACTCCACTAAAGGTATTTAAACCGCCTCCCAAGTAGTCATGGTGGTGATATGAAGCTCTTCGGTACCGCTGGAATTAGGGGCACCCTGTGGGAGAAGGTCACGCCGGAACTCGCGATGAACCTCGGAAAGGCAGTTGGCACGTACATCGACGGAAAAACTGTGGCGGTTGCGAGGGACGGCAGAACGTCGAGCGTAATGCTCCAGAGCGCCCTCATCTCGGGACTTCTCTCGACGGGAGCCGAGGTTCTTGATTTCGGTTTGATACCAACGCCCGCTTTAGCGTGGGGAACGCGGGAGCACGGCGATGGGGGAGTCATGATAACGGCGAGCCACAATCCACCGACGGACAACGGGATAAAGGTCTTCAACGGCGACGGAACGGAGTTCTACGTCGAGCAGGAGAGGGAACTGGAGGAACTCGTTTTCTCCGGAAACTTCAGAAAGGCAGCATGGAGTGAGATAAAGACAGTAAAAGCCCTCGATATCACCAAAGACTACATAGGGGCCGTCCTCGACTTCGTGAACCACGAGACCAACTTAAAAGTCCTCTACGACGGCGCCAACGGTGCCGGGAGCGTTCTGGCCCCCTATCTGCTCCGCGAGATGGGGGCGAGAGTTATAAGCGTGAACGCCCACGTTGACGGCCACTTCCCCGGAAGGAAGCCGGAGCCGAGGTACGAGAACATCGCCTATCTCGGCGAGCTGGCGAGAGAGCTCGGCGTTGACCTCGTCGTCGCCCAGGACGGCGACGCCGACAGGATAGCGGTCTTCGATGAGAAGTGCCAGTACGTGAATGAGGACACCGTTATAGCCCTCTTCGCAAAGCTCTACGTGGAGGAGCACGGAGGGGGAACGGTTGTCGTTTCCATAGACACGGGCTCGAGGATAGACCACGTCGTTGAGAACGCCGGCGGCAGGGTCGTAAGGATTCCCCTCGGTCAGCCCCACGATGGGATAAAGAAGTACGGGGCAATCTTCGCCGCCGAGCCATGGAAGCTGGTCCACCCGAAGTTCGGACCATGGATAGACAGCTTCGTGACCATGGGACTCCTCATAAAGCTCATAGACGAGCGCGGAAAACCGCTCTCCCAGATAATCCGGGAGGAGATACCGACATACTACCTCACCAAGAAGAACGTGAAGTGCCCGGACGAGTTCAAGAAGGCCACCCTTGAGAGGGCCTACCGGGCCCTCGAAGAGAAGCTGCGGGGAGAGGTGAAGGAGGTTCTCACGATTTCCGGCTACCGCTTCCAGCTGAAAGACGGCTCGTGGATTCTGGTCAGGCCAAGCGGAACGGAGCCGAAGATCCGCGTCGTCGTTGAGGCGCCGAGCGAGAAGAGGCGCGACGAGCTCTTTGGGCTGGCCTACGGCACCGTCAGGAGGGCCGCAGAGGAAGCCATGAGGAAGGACTGAGCTACATTTTCCATTTTTAGACCATAATCCCAAGCAACCAGCCGGCCGTTCCAGCGAGGAATATTAACCCCAAATCCCGGACGAGAACCCAAGGCCCGGGCCTCTTTCCGGTTCCCCTCAGGTAGAACCAGTATATGAACACCGGAACCAGGAGGTCCAGCGACAGATAGGACTCACCAAAGAACAGATTGAGCAGGAATGAAAAAATCGAAACCAGAATCAGGGCCTTTCCGCCCATCACAACCCCCTCAGACAAACCTCGCCGGCCTCAGGGTCCTCACGGCTATGCCGTCCCTCCCCACCATGACCTTGAAGCCCTCCTTGGCCACGTAAGTCTTGACGCCCGTGACGGTTTCGATGTATTTGGCCTCCTTGTATGGGTTCGCGAAGTGCATCTTCATGCCTATATGGCTCATCACAAGGACCTCGGGCTTCTCACGCATCCTCTTGAGCATCATGACGATGTCGTCGGTGCTCAGGTGGTACGGGATGCCCATGTCCCTCGGCCTGGTGACCGCCGCGATGAGCAGTCTCGAACCGTCGTGCCAGTCGGTGAGGCCGTCGAAGTAAGCCGTGTCGGGAATGTACGAGATGTCGCCCAGGGAGCTCTTCATGCGGAAGCCGATGGTGGTCGGGTCCGAGTGCTGGGTCGGGGTTATCACCATCTCCTCGTCGCCTATCGCTATCCTGCTTCCCGGCTCCGGGATGTGTATGCTCTCGAGCACATCCAGGTGGTACTTGCTGACGGCCGGCGTGTGGGTCTCGTCGCCGTAGACGACGCTCTTGGATGCTATGAGAACGCCCCTCTTCTTGAGTGCGCCGCCCGTCATGGCCTCTATCATGACCTCGACGTCGTTGCAGTGGTCCACGTGCCTGTGGGAGACGAAGATGACGTCGAGCTTTCTGGGGTCGAGCTTGTAGCGCCAGGAGCGCACGAGGGCGCCGGGCCCGGGGTCAACGTAGATGTTCCTGCTGGCGCGTATGTGGAAGCCGCCGGTGGAGCGGAACTGGGTTATGGTGATGAACCTGCCGCCGCCGCTACCGAGGAAGGTTATCTCTATCAAATCTCCACCCCCGTGTTCTTCTGCAGACATAGGGGTATCACGGAGGGAGTATATAAGACATTGCCCTTTCCCCGAACGGATGGAAACATATGAACACTCAGATAAATAACTTCAAATTCATATGAATGACATGTAACATAATGTCAAATGAATACATCCCTTCGCCGACAAATATATCACAAAGTGGAACAGTGTAGAGTCAAAAATTTTCCAGATAATTGTAAAATTGGAAGCCTAACAAAACATTTTTAACGATTCATGTATCCAACTACTACGTCACCGTTTGGAGGTGCGGATATGGAGCTGAAACCGTACATACCACCCGAGAAATCGCTGCCCGAATACACAATCAAGGCTTTTGTTTTGGGCATCGTCCTTTCGATCATAATGGGCGCGGCAAACGCCTACCTCGGAATGTACGCCGGTATGACCGTGAGCGCCAGTATTCCCGCGGCGGTCATATCGATGGCAATACTCCTTGCGTTCAAGGACAGGAACATCCTCGAAAACAACATGGTGCAGACCGCGGCTTCAGCGGGTGAGTCGCTGGCGGCGGGAGTCATCTTCACCTTCCCGGCCCTCGTCGTTCTCGGCTACTACACGACCTTCCCGTACTATATAGTCACCATAATCGCAGCCCTCGGTGGTTCCCTCGGTGCCCTCTTCACCATAGTCCTCAGGAGGGCCTTCATAGCCGAGGAGAAGCTCCCGTACCCCGAGGGTATGGCCTGCGCCGAGGTCCTCATAGCCGGTGACAAGGGTGGAAGCCACGCCAAGCCGATACTCTACGGTGGAATCTTCGGAGGCCTTTTCAAGCTCTTCGGAAGCTCGGGCCTCTGGTCGGGAACCGTCGAGGCCGCCAAGATGGTCGGCTCCCGCGTCTACTACTTCGGAAGCGACCTCTCCGCGGCGCTCATAGCGGTTGGCTACATCGTCGGCCTCAACATAGCCTTCCTCGTCTTCCTCGGAGGCGCCATAGCCTGGTTCATAGCCATCCCGCTCTACGCCGGCCAGATGGGCCACACCGACCTCAGCCCGATTGACCTCGCCTGGACCATCTGGAGCACCAAGATCCGCTACATGGGTGTCGGCGCGATGGTCGTCGGTGGTCTCTGGAGCCTCATCAAGCTCAGGAACCCGATCAAGAGGGGTATCAAGGCCGGCCTTGAGGTTGCAAAGAGGAAGCAGTCGGGAGAAACCATACTCAGGACCGAAGAGGACCTTCCGCTCAACTACGTCCTCATGCTCATAGCGGCCTTCGTCATCCCGCTGTTCCTGCTCTACTTCCACATCATCGGCTCCATCGGAATCGCGGCAATAATGGCGGTGATACTCCTCATAGTCGGCTTCCTCGGAAGCTCGATAGCCGGCTACCTCGCGGGTGTCGTCGGTTCATCCAACAACCCGGTCTCTGGAATCACCATCATGAGCCTGCTCTTCACAGCCTTCGCCCTCAAGGCCCTCGGCCTCAGCGGAATGGAGGGCATGGCGGCGACAATACTCGTCGCGGCGGTCATCTGTACCGCGGCCGCCATAGCCGGTGACACCATGCAGGACCTCGCCACCGGTTACATGGTCGGAGCTACGCCAAAGAGGCAGCAGGTCTTTGAGATGGTA encodes the following:
- a CDS encoding extracellular solute-binding protein, translated to MKKGLFALLLVGVLVLSVVASGCISGGGESTSSTTSSPSPTETTTSSPSSTTSSPSPTETTTTPPETECGSGEVVIWHAMQPNELEVFQSLAEEYMAMCPGVTITFEQKPDLESALKAAIPTGQGPDLFIWAHDWIGKFAEAGMLEPIDDYVTDDVLNGFAPMAQEAMQYKGHYYAMPFAAETVALIYNKDMVSEPPKTFDEMKAIMEQYYDPDNEKYGIAYPLNAYFLSAWAQAFGGYYFDDQSEMPGLDQPETIEGFEFFFQNIWPYMAPTADYGTQQSIFLEGRAPMMINGPWSISDVKKAGIDFGVVPLPPITKDGKEYWPRPYGGVKDIYFAAGIKNKEAAWKFVKWFTTSPDVIKELSLQLGYIPVLTPVLNDPDIKNDPVIYGFGQAVQHAYLMPKSPKMGAVWGGADGAINEILQDPENADIKAILEKYQQQILDNMNG
- a CDS encoding carbohydrate ABC transporter permease encodes the protein MKKTTTIALFLILPGMAAFLFFNLWPIIYSIYLAFTNAQLGNFPVQAPDAPQLQFVGLENFRWILGDETFRSAFLWTWIFVVTSVTLKVLAGIVLSLLYNSRYVKGKMIYRSLLIIPWALPLLFSVTVWKFMFDPIFGPINQMLKSLGVQNLPNWINDPMWAFLALNVIEAWLAYPFMITVITAALQSVPDTLVEAAIIDGANYWQRIRHVVLPIVGKPIAFATILTSAASFQYFMVPYIYNAGLFEDKFILLYGFRKAFGASPHYGRAAAIMIIATLVLAVYMYVNVRITKLQEGAKG
- a CDS encoding ABC transporter permease subunit is translated as MMGRRKGEVVRSFVLTLLAIFVMFIILFPVYYIFVVSISPGSTLATTEFHIIPRNVSLDSYREVLFGFSGSKLSENFTGTIEGSAHVQDGRLYLLEGTIKGEVKYGPFTGLVFEIPVKNLVFDISTDVNAQGQLKGDVKGLFILTRMNDDGTVGFAIIRNIELKDGTIEGTHVSGPMEKYVVARNSGTVRFTRIGKFVNSKFFGYLKNSLIIATITVLLTLVFVVPAAYAFSRMKFFGREHVLYFYLMFTQVAGGLGIAGLIALYGMIVKLGLYDKLPVLSFIYAAGSVPFNTWLLKGYIDSISPDFDEAALVDGASYLQIIRHVLLPMALPGIATVSIFAFIGGWTEFILASLLLTESHQPLSVWIYLLLGGIGRGIDWSYFAAAALLFALPVFVMFMLAQNYIRSGLTVGGLKE
- a CDS encoding glucodextranase DOMON-like domain-containing protein, whose translation is MKRVVALLLAFLMVGSLIGANVKTVGAAEPKPLNVIIVWHQHQPYYYDPVQDVYTRPWVRLHAANNYWKMAYYLSQYPDVHVTIDLSGSLIAQLADYMNGKKDTYQIITEKIASGEPLTVDEKWFMLQAPGGFFDHTIPWNGEPITDPNGNPIRDFWDRYTELKDKMMAAKAKYANLPLEEQKAAVTNEFTEQDYIDLAVLFNLAWTDYKYIMDTPELKALYDKVDEGGYTREDVKTVLDAQLWLLNHTFEEHEKINLLLGNGNVEVTVVPYAHPIGPILNDFGWEGDFDDQVKRADELYKQYLGNGTAVPVGGWAAESALNDKTLETLAENGWTWVMTDQLVLDRLGVEKTVENYHKPWVAEFNGKKIYLFPRDHALSDRVGFTYGGMNQYQAVDDFVNELLKLQKENYDGSLVYVVTLDGENPWENYPYDGKLFLTELYRKLTELQEQGLIRTLTPSEYIQLYGDQANRLTPRMMERLDLTGNNVNALLKAQSLGDLYDTVGVKEEMQWPESSWIDGTISTWIGEPQENYGWYWLYMARKALMENKDKMSQANWEKAHEYLLRAEASDWFWWYGSDQNSGQDYTFDRYLKTYLYEMYRLAGVEPPSYLFGNYFPDGEPYVTRALDGLKEGEMKNYSSMSPLANGVSVYFDGDGLHFVVRGNLDRFEVSIWEKDERVGNTFTLLQERPTELRYSMFPFSADSVGLLITKHVVYENGKAEIYGTTDYEKSEKLGDATVEQTSDGVEVIVPFDYLKNPSDFYFAVSTAKDGNLEIITTPIELKLPTEVKGVTIADIADPEGDDHGPGSYVYPTDGVFAEGAFDLLRFRMLEQTESYVMEFYFRDLGGNPWNGPNGFSLQIIEVYLDFKDGGNSSAIKMFPDGPGTNVQLDPNHPWDVAFRIAGWDYGNLIILPNGTAIQGEMQISADPVKNAVIVKVPKKYIAINEDYGLWGDVLVGSQDGYGPDKWRPVAVDAEQWKLGGADPQAVINGVAPRVLDELVPQGFEPTQEEQLSSYDANDMKLATVRAIPLLKQGIVVTDPEGDDHGPGSYVYPTDAVFKPGVFDLLKFKMTEGSDDWTLEFYFRDLGGNPWNGPNGFSLQIIEAYFDFKDGGNVSAIKMFPDGPGSNVQLDPRHPWDVALRIAGWDYGNLIILPNGTVYQGEMQISADPVKNAITVKVPKKYLPNVGDYGLYAAVITGSQDGYGPDKWRPVAVEAEQWKLGGAEADAVINGVAPRVMDELVPADFSPTQEEQLSSYDANDMKLATILMIPLVEGSGGEEPTPTETTTTSETSSSSTSSTTSSPSQTTTTPTTTTGPSTSPTTTSSPTTTTTGGGGGICGPAVLVGLALLPLLIRRRR
- a CDS encoding ABC transporter ATP-binding protein; the encoded protein is MAEVKLINVWKQFGEFTAVKDMNLEVKDGEFMILLGPSGCGKTTTLRMIAGLEEPSRGQVYIGDTLVADPEKGVFVPPKDRDIAMVFQSYALYPHMTVYDNIAFPLKLRKVPKQEIDQRVREVAEMLGLTEFLKRKPRELSGGQRQRVALGRAIVRKPHVFLMDEPLSNLDAKLRVKMRAELKRLQKQLGVTTIYVTHDQVEAMTMGDRIAVINQGVLQQVGTPDEVYNRPANTFVAGFIGAPPMNFIDATVTEDGFADFGEFRLKLLPDQVEVLRDRGLLGKEVIFGIRPEDLYDAMFAQVKIPGENMARAMVDIIENLGNEKIVHLRIGDINFLGAFRSESRVVEGQEVDVVFDMRKVHVFEKGSGKAVF
- a CDS encoding UPF0146 family protein — protein: MSIEDFADFLAREVPKGRIAELGIGFQFKVALRLKELGYDVLAVDWNPASVERAAELGLNAVRDDLFSPKVELYEGVAALYSVRPTPEIVRPILRLGRKLHVSVYILPLTGDTMPRTMRLTNFRGLAIYSTKGI